A genomic region of Clavibacter michiganensis subsp. insidiosus contains the following coding sequences:
- a CDS encoding carbohydrate kinase family protein — translation MHDQPVVVVGDALIDLLREGGEETAFVGGAALNVAVGLAILGHRVQLIAMVGDDAHGDRIRAELDAHGVELIPTIGPSGTSVAVSERVDGEPRYAFNEAAWNRRVRIGDAERAALDAASLVVVSCFPYDDHAQADELLAAVRDPRERLLVDPNPRVGMLHDAGRFRAGFARAAAESLLVKIGDDDTALLGLGALADARAALHEEGSRLVLATEGARGASVQLEDGSVVVAGITPDPRPVVDTMGAGDACLAAAADAIARRGAPRTPAEGEAMLRTCMAIAAATCREQGALLRMPTA, via the coding sequence ATGCATGACCAGCCCGTCGTCGTCGTCGGCGACGCCCTGATCGACCTCCTCCGCGAGGGCGGCGAGGAGACCGCCTTCGTCGGCGGGGCCGCGCTCAACGTCGCCGTCGGCCTCGCGATCCTCGGGCATCGCGTGCAGCTGATCGCCATGGTCGGCGACGACGCGCACGGCGACCGCATCCGCGCCGAGCTCGACGCGCACGGGGTCGAGCTGATCCCGACCATCGGCCCGTCCGGCACCTCCGTCGCGGTGAGCGAGCGCGTCGACGGCGAGCCGCGCTACGCGTTCAACGAGGCCGCATGGAACCGGCGCGTGCGCATCGGCGACGCGGAGCGCGCGGCGCTCGACGCGGCCTCGCTCGTGGTCGTCAGCTGCTTCCCCTACGACGACCACGCGCAGGCCGACGAGCTGCTGGCCGCCGTGCGGGATCCGCGGGAGCGCCTTCTCGTCGACCCGAACCCCCGCGTCGGCATGCTCCACGACGCCGGCCGGTTCCGCGCCGGGTTCGCGCGCGCGGCCGCGGAGTCGCTGCTCGTGAAGATCGGCGACGACGACACGGCGCTGCTCGGCCTGGGCGCGCTGGCCGACGCGCGCGCGGCGCTGCACGAGGAGGGCAGCCGCCTCGTGCTGGCCACCGAAGGTGCGCGCGGCGCATCCGTCCAGCTCGAGGACGGGTCGGTCGTGGTGGCGGGCATCACGCCGGATCCGCGGCCCGTCGTCGACACCATGGGTGCCGGGGACGCGTGCCTCGCCGCCGCGGCCGACGCCATCGCGCGCCGGGGTGCGCCGCGCACGCCGGCGGAGGGCGAGGCGATGCTCCGCACCTGCATGGCGATCGCCGCGGCCACCTGCCGCGAGCAGGGCGCGCTGCTGCGGATGCCGACGGCCTGA
- a CDS encoding M23 family metallopeptidase yields MRRTGTSPWKTAVGAMLAAGAIAVTHGLPAYAIPDDITGGAVAFHDPATGEIQTLQVDGAAYTVTSEQGFSVTLPPPPPPPPVVPAQTLSTTSGASAVRSAVPAGTEVRWPIPSSMRISSPYGPRASPCSGCSSNHQGLDFAPGNGAGIQSIARGVVRQVVSSNSGLGVHVVIDHEIDGTRISSTYAHMQFGSVPLRAGQVVEAGDPVGRVGTTGASTGPHLHFELAYGSTRIDPYQWLSTHVR; encoded by the coding sequence GTGCGGCGCACCGGCACCAGCCCGTGGAAGACCGCCGTCGGCGCGATGCTCGCCGCCGGCGCGATCGCCGTGACGCACGGCCTCCCGGCGTATGCCATCCCGGATGACATCACCGGTGGCGCCGTGGCCTTCCATGACCCGGCGACCGGTGAGATCCAGACCTTGCAAGTCGACGGAGCCGCCTACACCGTCACCAGCGAGCAGGGCTTCTCCGTCACGCTGCCGCCGCCTCCGCCGCCGCCGCCCGTCGTTCCCGCCCAGACGCTCAGCACCACGTCCGGTGCCAGCGCCGTGCGGTCCGCCGTCCCCGCGGGCACCGAGGTGCGCTGGCCGATCCCGTCGTCGATGCGCATCTCGAGCCCCTACGGCCCACGCGCCTCCCCGTGCTCGGGCTGCTCGTCCAACCACCAGGGCCTGGACTTCGCCCCCGGGAACGGCGCCGGCATCCAGTCCATCGCTCGAGGCGTCGTCCGACAGGTCGTGAGCTCCAACTCGGGGCTCGGCGTCCACGTCGTCATCGATCACGAGATCGACGGGACGCGGATCAGCAGCACGTACGCCCACATGCAGTTCGGCTCCGTCCCCCTGCGCGCCGGACAGGTCGTCGAAGCAGGCGACCCTGTGGGACGGGTCGGCACCACCGGCGCCAGCACTGGCCCGCACCTGCACTTCGAGCTCGCCTACGGCTCCACGCGCATCGACCCCTATCAGTGGCTCAGCACCCACGTCCGATGA
- a CDS encoding LacI family DNA-binding transcriptional regulator — MTPLSSPPGPSPAARRPTMKHVARLAGVGLKTVSRVVNGEANVSAELTERVRAAVEQLQYQPDLHAGNLRRSDRRTNTLGLLVGSVANPFSGAVHRAVEEVAKERRVAVFASSLDDDPERERSSVDAFLARRVDGLILTTIAPSQAYLGVAASRGTPLVFVDRVPAGLEADSVIVDNADGVARAVAHLADQGHRRIAFLGDRPEIFTARERERGFVEEMQRRGLPVVPELVLEGAYDEGVAEALAERLLALPEPPTAIVSGQNLITIGVITALRRHDAHRRIALVGFDDLPMAALLDPAVTVIAQDPSGIGHAAAERVFARLDGDAGPAQTVVVPTTLIVRGSGEVYRHA, encoded by the coding sequence GTGACACCGTTGTCATCCCCGCCCGGTCCGTCGCCGGCCGCACGCCGCCCGACGATGAAGCACGTGGCCCGGCTCGCGGGCGTGGGCCTCAAGACGGTGTCGCGGGTCGTCAACGGCGAGGCGAACGTCTCCGCGGAGCTCACCGAGCGGGTGCGGGCCGCGGTGGAGCAGCTGCAGTACCAGCCGGATCTCCACGCCGGCAACCTCCGCCGCAGCGACCGCCGCACCAACACGCTCGGCCTCCTCGTCGGCAGCGTGGCCAACCCGTTCTCGGGCGCCGTGCACCGGGCCGTGGAGGAGGTGGCGAAGGAGCGCCGGGTCGCCGTCTTCGCCTCGAGCCTCGACGACGACCCCGAGCGCGAGCGCTCCTCCGTCGACGCCTTCCTCGCCCGTCGGGTCGACGGGCTCATCCTCACCACCATCGCGCCCAGCCAGGCCTACCTCGGCGTCGCGGCGTCGCGCGGCACGCCGCTCGTCTTCGTCGACCGCGTGCCCGCGGGGCTGGAGGCCGACTCGGTCATCGTCGACAACGCGGACGGCGTCGCCCGAGCGGTCGCGCACCTGGCCGACCAGGGCCACCGCCGCATCGCGTTCCTCGGCGACCGACCGGAGATCTTCACGGCCCGGGAGCGGGAGCGCGGCTTCGTCGAGGAGATGCAGCGGCGCGGGCTGCCCGTGGTGCCCGAGCTCGTCCTCGAGGGCGCGTACGACGAAGGCGTGGCCGAGGCGCTCGCCGAGCGCCTGCTCGCCCTGCCCGAGCCGCCGACCGCGATCGTCAGCGGGCAGAACCTCATCACCATCGGCGTCATCACGGCCCTCCGGCGGCACGACGCCCACCGGCGCATCGCGCTCGTCGGGTTCGACGACCTGCCGATGGCGGCCCTGCTGGATCCGGCCGTCACGGTCATCGCGCAGGATCCCTCGGGCATCGGCCACGCCGCCGCCGAACGCGTCTTCGCGCGACTCGACGGGGACGCCGGCCCCGCGCAGACCGTCGTCGTCCCCACCACGCTCATCGTCCGAGGCTCCGGAGAGGTCTACCGCCATGCATGA
- a CDS encoding substrate-binding domain-containing protein, with protein MTNRSPRLVRTIALGSAALIAAGGLAGCSSSSGGSGSGGSGGSGDVGVSLIVKTTTNPFFVAMEDGAKEAAASAGVDLTLAAGKADGDEDTQIQAIENAISKGDKGILITINGPSVLDAIQKARDAGLFVIALDTAPDPADSVDITFATDNFAAGESIGKWAAAQLGGKTATIALLDLYDDKAISVDYDRDQGFLTGMGIDVGDKAKNGDEAKTGDYSGGDYEIVGNEATQGAEDGGRTAMETLLSKDPDINVVYTINEPAAFGAYQALQAAGKEKDVILVSVDGGCAGVKNVKEGVIGATAQQYPLKMAQLGVEAVAQLAKDSTKPATSAGLDFFDTGSALVTDTPVDGLDSITADDAATKCWGE; from the coding sequence ATGACGAACCGATCCCCGCGCCTCGTGCGCACCATCGCCCTCGGCTCGGCGGCCCTCATCGCCGCGGGTGGGCTCGCCGGCTGCTCCAGCTCGAGCGGCGGCTCCGGATCCGGCGGCAGCGGCGGCTCCGGCGACGTCGGCGTCTCGCTCATCGTGAAGACCACCACGAACCCGTTCTTCGTCGCGATGGAGGACGGCGCCAAGGAGGCAGCGGCCTCCGCCGGCGTCGACCTCACGCTCGCCGCCGGCAAGGCGGACGGCGACGAGGACACCCAGATCCAGGCCATCGAGAACGCCATCTCCAAGGGCGACAAGGGCATCCTCATCACGATCAACGGCCCGTCGGTCCTCGACGCGATCCAGAAGGCCCGCGACGCCGGCCTCTTCGTCATCGCGCTCGACACCGCGCCCGACCCGGCCGACTCCGTCGACATCACGTTCGCCACCGACAACTTCGCCGCGGGCGAGTCCATCGGCAAGTGGGCGGCCGCGCAGCTCGGCGGGAAGACGGCGACCATCGCCCTCCTCGACCTGTACGACGACAAGGCCATCTCCGTCGACTACGACCGCGACCAGGGTTTCCTCACGGGCATGGGCATCGACGTCGGGGACAAGGCCAAGAACGGCGACGAGGCGAAGACCGGCGACTACAGCGGCGGCGACTACGAGATCGTCGGCAACGAGGCCACGCAGGGCGCCGAGGACGGCGGCCGCACGGCGATGGAGACGCTGCTGTCGAAGGACCCGGACATCAACGTCGTCTACACGATCAACGAGCCCGCCGCGTTCGGCGCGTACCAGGCGCTTCAGGCGGCCGGCAAGGAGAAGGACGTCATCCTCGTCTCGGTCGACGGCGGCTGCGCGGGCGTGAAGAACGTCAAGGAGGGCGTCATCGGCGCCACGGCCCAGCAGTACCCGCTGAAGATGGCGCAGCTCGGCGTCGAGGCCGTCGCCCAGCTCGCGAAGGACAGCACGAAGCCGGCCACGAGCGCCGGCCTCGACTTCTTCGACACCGGATCCGCGCTCGTCACCGACACCCCCGTCGACGGCCTCGACAGCATCACGGCCGACGACGCCGCGACGAAGTGCTGGGGTGAGTGA
- a CDS encoding YidH family protein: MTAPDPGPAPGSPPDDRRFPRSVYRAGAEPDVRFTLANERTFLAWIRTSLALIAGGVALEALGLGLQPGFRLAASIVLIVTGIATPAQAWVGWMRTERALRRDRPLPSAALSLPLGIAVVAAGALVLLGVLTA, from the coding sequence ATGACCGCCCCCGACCCCGGCCCCGCCCCCGGCTCGCCGCCTGACGACCGCCGCTTCCCGCGGAGCGTCTACCGCGCGGGCGCCGAGCCCGACGTGCGGTTCACGCTCGCGAACGAGCGCACGTTCCTCGCCTGGATCCGCACCTCGCTCGCCCTCATCGCCGGCGGCGTCGCGCTCGAGGCGCTGGGGCTCGGGCTGCAGCCGGGGTTCCGGCTCGCGGCCTCGATCGTCCTGATCGTCACCGGGATCGCCACGCCCGCCCAGGCGTGGGTCGGCTGGATGCGCACCGAGCGCGCCCTGCGCCGCGACCGCCCGCTGCCGTCCGCCGCGCTGTCGCTGCCGCTCGGGATCGCCGTGGTCGCCGCAGGGGCGCTCGTGCTGCTGGGCGTGCTGACGGCGTGA
- a CDS encoding NAD(P)H-binding protein codes for MTIVVTAATGRLGSRIVASLLARGAAASDVLATARRPEALADLAAQGVRTARLDYTDAGSVAAAIQPGDTLVLVSGSEVGQRVPQHTTVIEAAKAAGVGRILYTSVLRASTTELFIAGEHKATEEVLAASGVPVTLLRNGWYTENYAGTVDAVKQSGALLTSAGDGRVASATIAELAEATAVAALDDSLAGQTLELAGDERWTQDDLAQAISGILGQPVPVSQVSAEEHARILGGAGLDEGTVGFVVGLDAATRAGQLDDETGDLARLLGRPTASLADGLRQAVAGA; via the coding sequence ATGACCATCGTCGTCACCGCCGCCACCGGCCGCCTCGGATCGCGCATCGTCGCGTCCCTCCTCGCCCGCGGCGCCGCCGCCTCCGACGTGCTCGCCACCGCGCGCCGCCCCGAGGCCCTCGCCGACCTCGCCGCGCAGGGCGTCCGCACCGCGCGCCTCGACTACACCGACGCCGGCAGCGTCGCCGCCGCGATCCAGCCCGGCGACACCCTCGTGCTCGTCTCCGGCAGCGAGGTCGGCCAGCGCGTGCCGCAGCACACCACCGTCATCGAGGCCGCGAAGGCCGCGGGCGTCGGCCGGATCCTCTACACGAGCGTCCTCCGCGCCAGCACCACCGAGCTCTTCATCGCGGGCGAGCACAAGGCCACCGAGGAGGTGCTCGCCGCCTCCGGCGTCCCCGTCACGCTCCTCCGCAACGGCTGGTACACCGAGAACTACGCGGGCACGGTCGACGCCGTGAAGCAGTCCGGCGCGCTCCTCACGAGCGCGGGCGACGGCCGCGTCGCCAGCGCCACCATCGCCGAGCTCGCCGAGGCCACCGCGGTCGCGGCCCTCGACGACTCGCTCGCCGGGCAGACCCTCGAGCTCGCGGGCGACGAGCGCTGGACCCAGGACGACCTCGCGCAGGCGATCTCCGGCATCCTCGGCCAGCCCGTCCCCGTCTCGCAGGTCTCCGCGGAGGAGCACGCGCGGATCCTCGGCGGCGCCGGCCTCGACGAGGGCACCGTCGGCTTCGTCGTGGGCCTCGACGCCGCCACGCGCGCGGGCCAGCTCGACGACGAGACGGGCGACCTCGCGCGCCTCCTCGGCCGCCCCACCGCGTCGCTCGCCGACGGCCTCCGCCAGGCGGTCGCGGGAGCCTGA
- a CDS encoding MFS transporter: MPSPSAPTLSRTPAPTRDVRRARVAVGILFFTNGAIFANLLPRYPSIKAELGLANVEFGAAVAASPLGALIAGLAAGVLIRRYRSARVAVAATVVASIGILLAGLAPGWLVLAGALFLAGAMDSITDVAQNSHALRVQRLYGRSIINSFHAVWSIGAVAGGIMGAAAAQIRMPLLVHLSISAVLFSALAMLSLLWLLKGPEPEPGEGGAAHAHAHDPEGDVARAASPRALGLVAKYGVLLALVIIASGGAIVEDAGSSWSAIYLSGDLGASAFVAGLGFISLQGMQFVGRMLGDRMVDRFGQRAIARLGGVLVLVGMGAALAFPSIPGTIVGFGVAGFGVATLIPAAMQAADELPGFRPGTGLTIVGWLLRVGFLVSPPVVGAIADASSLRFGLIFIPAAGLLVLVFSRVLATRRAHPAAQALPGG, translated from the coding sequence ATGCCCTCCCCGTCCGCGCCGACGCTGTCGCGCACGCCCGCCCCGACCCGCGACGTCCGCCGCGCGCGCGTCGCCGTCGGGATCCTCTTCTTCACCAACGGCGCGATCTTCGCGAACCTCCTGCCGCGCTACCCGTCGATCAAGGCCGAGCTCGGGCTCGCCAACGTCGAGTTCGGGGCCGCGGTCGCCGCGTCGCCGCTGGGCGCGCTCATCGCCGGGCTCGCGGCGGGCGTGCTCATCCGCCGGTACCGGTCGGCGCGCGTGGCGGTCGCGGCGACCGTGGTGGCCTCCATCGGGATCCTGCTGGCCGGCCTCGCGCCCGGCTGGCTCGTGCTCGCGGGCGCCCTCTTCCTCGCGGGCGCCATGGACTCCATCACCGACGTCGCGCAGAACTCGCACGCGCTGCGGGTGCAGCGGCTGTACGGGCGCTCGATCATCAACTCGTTCCACGCGGTCTGGTCCATCGGCGCGGTCGCGGGCGGGATCATGGGCGCGGCGGCCGCGCAGATCCGGATGCCGCTCCTCGTGCACCTCTCCATCTCGGCCGTGCTGTTCAGCGCGCTGGCCATGCTGTCGCTGCTGTGGCTGCTGAAGGGGCCGGAGCCGGAGCCCGGCGAGGGCGGCGCCGCGCACGCGCACGCGCACGATCCCGAGGGCGACGTCGCGCGCGCCGCCTCCCCGCGCGCCCTCGGCCTCGTCGCGAAGTACGGCGTGCTGCTCGCGCTCGTGATCATCGCGTCCGGCGGCGCCATCGTCGAGGACGCCGGCAGCTCCTGGTCGGCCATCTACCTCTCGGGCGACCTCGGCGCGAGCGCGTTCGTCGCGGGCCTCGGCTTCATCTCGCTCCAGGGCATGCAGTTCGTCGGCCGGATGCTCGGCGACCGCATGGTGGACCGCTTCGGCCAGCGCGCCATCGCGCGCCTCGGTGGCGTGCTCGTGCTCGTCGGCATGGGCGCCGCGCTCGCGTTCCCGAGCATCCCCGGCACCATCGTCGGCTTCGGCGTCGCGGGCTTCGGCGTCGCGACCCTGATCCCCGCGGCCATGCAGGCCGCGGACGAGCTGCCCGGCTTCCGGCCCGGCACCGGCCTCACGATCGTCGGCTGGCTGCTGCGCGTCGGCTTCCTCGTCTCGCCGCCCGTGGTCGGTGCCATCGCCGACGCGTCGTCGCTCCGCTTCGGCCTGATCTTCATCCCGGCGGCCGGGCTCCTCGTGCTCGTGTTCTCGCGCGTGCTCGCGACCCGGCGGGCGCACCCGGCGGCGCAGGCGCTGCCGGGCGGGTAG
- a CDS encoding SDR family oxidoreductase, whose protein sequence is MDDARTLIIGGTGTVGSAVIAEALRRGMTGLRVMSRDAQRLTGLPDGVEGVVGDLGDPFAAMPAFDGVQQVFLALTGTPTELYETTVAVDHAVAAGVRRIVYLSVQDLDRAPQVPHNSAKLAVESLLVHSGVEVCFLRVNNFFQNDVWYLDAIRDGVYPQPLGGTGVSRVDVRDIAEVAVSALTAGSEVAGPIDVAGPAAWTGEATATALSDALGTTVTYGGDDLVAWRESSLASMPAWLVYDYERMYSGFQRDGLIGSPEAIARLTAVLGHAPRSYEDFVREVLVPAF, encoded by the coding sequence ATGGACGACGCACGAACCCTGATCATCGGCGGGACCGGGACGGTCGGCTCGGCCGTCATCGCCGAGGCCCTCCGCCGGGGCATGACCGGACTGCGGGTGATGAGCCGCGACGCGCAGCGGCTCACCGGCCTCCCCGACGGCGTCGAGGGCGTGGTGGGGGATCTGGGCGATCCCTTCGCCGCGATGCCGGCCTTCGACGGCGTCCAGCAGGTGTTCCTGGCCCTGACGGGGACGCCGACCGAGCTGTACGAGACGACCGTCGCGGTGGACCACGCGGTGGCGGCGGGAGTCCGCCGGATCGTCTACCTCTCCGTCCAGGACCTCGACCGGGCGCCGCAGGTGCCCCACAACTCCGCGAAGCTGGCGGTGGAGTCCCTCCTCGTGCACAGCGGCGTCGAGGTCTGCTTCCTGCGGGTCAACAACTTCTTCCAGAACGACGTCTGGTACCTCGACGCGATCCGCGACGGCGTGTACCCCCAGCCCCTCGGCGGGACGGGCGTCTCGCGAGTGGATGTGCGCGACATCGCCGAGGTCGCGGTGAGCGCCCTGACCGCGGGATCGGAGGTCGCCGGGCCGATCGACGTGGCCGGCCCGGCCGCGTGGACCGGCGAGGCGACGGCCACCGCGCTGTCCGACGCCCTCGGGACGACCGTGACGTACGGGGGAGACGACCTGGTGGCCTGGCGCGAGTCGTCCCTGGCCTCCATGCCCGCCTGGCTCGTGTACGACTACGAGCGCATGTACTCCGGCTTCCAGCGGGACGGGCTGATCGGGAGCCCCGAGGCCATCGCGCGTCTCACCGCCGTCCTCGGGCATGCGCCGCGTTCCTACGAGGACTTCGTGCGCGAGGTGCTGGTGCCCGCCTTCTAG
- a CDS encoding DUF202 domain-containing protein, with protein sequence MSVPDPSADPAGRPFDPGLQPERTALAWRRTALALVAGSLLGLRVLPTLLGAAGLVVAAAGVVASVAVLATAHRRYRRVHLILTSASAGHGSTALPGGALPALVATLTACAGLAALALALAR encoded by the coding sequence GTGAGCGTCCCGGATCCGTCCGCCGATCCCGCCGGCCGCCCCTTCGACCCCGGCCTCCAGCCCGAGCGCACGGCCCTCGCGTGGCGGCGCACGGCGCTCGCGCTCGTCGCCGGATCCCTGCTCGGGCTGCGCGTGCTCCCGACGCTCCTCGGCGCGGCGGGCCTGGTCGTCGCCGCGGCCGGGGTTGTGGCCTCCGTCGCCGTGCTCGCGACCGCGCACCGCCGCTACCGCCGGGTGCACCTGATCCTCACCTCGGCATCCGCGGGCCACGGCAGCACCGCGCTCCCCGGCGGCGCGCTCCCCGCGCTCGTGGCGACGCTCACCGCGTGCGCCGGTCTGGCCGCGCTGGCCCTGGCGCTCGCCCGCTGA
- a CDS encoding DUF305 domain-containing protein, which yields MKNTTPLLRAGIALAAALTLTGCAVHDTETTPAPSASASEEATAEQVNDADEMFVQMMRPHHEQAIEVSDMLLAKTGISPEVTALATEIKEAQLPEIERLTAWADQWGIDRMSGMDHSMGGMMSDSDMQDLDAAEGSDAERLFLSQMIEHHTGAIEMAQTEIDDGQDPDASEMAEGIVATQEDEISRMRALLDS from the coding sequence ATGAAGAACACCACCCCTCTGCTTCGCGCCGGCATCGCCCTCGCGGCCGCGCTGACGCTGACCGGTTGCGCCGTCCATGACACCGAGACGACACCTGCCCCCAGCGCTTCCGCGTCCGAGGAGGCCACCGCTGAGCAGGTCAACGATGCGGACGAGATGTTCGTGCAGATGATGCGCCCGCACCACGAGCAGGCCATCGAGGTGAGCGACATGCTCCTGGCCAAGACCGGCATCAGCCCCGAGGTGACCGCCCTGGCGACGGAGATCAAGGAAGCGCAGCTCCCGGAGATCGAGCGGCTGACCGCGTGGGCGGATCAGTGGGGCATCGATCGGATGTCCGGCATGGACCACAGCATGGGCGGCATGATGTCCGACTCCGACATGCAGGATCTCGACGCCGCCGAAGGCTCGGACGCTGAGCGGTTGTTCCTCAGCCAGATGATCGAGCACCACACCGGCGCCATCGAGATGGCGCAGACCGAGATCGACGACGGCCAGGACCCGGACGCGAGCGAGATGGCGGAAGGCATCGTCGCCACGCAGGAGGACGAGATCTCCCGCATGCGCGCGCTCCTCGACTCCTGA
- a CDS encoding winged helix-turn-helix transcriptional regulator, with amino-acid sequence MSFRVTRDRPGVTEGRYPASCPSRTLLDHITSKWGVLVLLALGERSRRWGELRREVEGISEKMLASTLRTLADDGLVLREAQPTIPPRVDYRLTELGHEVSARLVPLMDLVMDVTEDTSPLASRRP; translated from the coding sequence ATGAGCTTCCGGGTGACCCGCGACCGGCCCGGAGTGACCGAGGGCCGCTACCCCGCGAGCTGCCCGTCGCGCACCCTGCTCGACCACATCACGAGCAAGTGGGGCGTGCTCGTGCTCCTCGCGCTCGGGGAGCGGTCGCGCCGCTGGGGCGAGCTGCGCCGCGAGGTCGAGGGCATCAGCGAGAAGATGCTCGCCTCCACCCTGCGCACCCTCGCTGACGACGGGCTCGTGCTCCGCGAGGCGCAGCCCACCATCCCGCCGCGGGTCGACTACCGGCTCACCGAGCTCGGCCACGAGGTGAGCGCCCGGCTCGTGCCGCTGATGGACCTCGTGATGGACGTCACCGAGGACACGTCGCCCCTGGCGTCCCGCCGACCCTAG
- a CDS encoding IS481-like element IS1122 family transposase: MSHANARLTVHGRVLLVRRVVEDRRPVSHVARELGVSRQCAHRWVNRFRSEGFEGLSDRSSRPRRVPTRTSPERERAVVEARTRLRSGPARLAPVTGVPARTISRILRRHGAPPLAWLDPVTGAVIRASRSTANRYEHEHPGDLIHVDVKKLGRIPDGGGWRAHGRSEQVRGRGIGFDYVHAVVDDHTRLAYAEIHPDEKGVTAAGFLTRAAAYFAEHGITRIERVLTDNAFAYRHSAAFQNAVTQLGARQKFIRPHCPWQNGKVERFNRTLATEWAYRQPFTSNQARTDALDPWIQHYNTERIHSSHGLTPAARVSPTS, from the coding sequence ATGTCCCACGCTAATGCTCGTCTGACGGTTCACGGGAGGGTTCTCCTCGTGCGGCGGGTGGTCGAGGATCGTCGGCCGGTCTCGCATGTCGCGCGCGAACTCGGTGTGTCGCGTCAGTGCGCGCATCGGTGGGTGAATCGGTTCCGGTCCGAGGGCTTCGAAGGCTTGTCGGACCGGTCCTCGAGGCCGAGACGGGTGCCGACGAGGACGAGCCCGGAACGAGAACGAGCCGTCGTGGAAGCGAGGACCCGATTGCGATCAGGTCCTGCCCGGTTGGCGCCGGTGACCGGTGTTCCAGCCCGCACGATCTCCCGCATCCTGCGGCGGCACGGGGCACCGCCGTTGGCATGGTTGGACCCCGTCACCGGGGCCGTGATCCGGGCATCCCGGTCGACGGCAAACCGGTACGAGCATGAGCATCCCGGCGACCTGATCCACGTCGACGTGAAGAAGCTCGGCCGGATCCCGGACGGCGGCGGCTGGCGGGCGCATGGCCGCAGCGAACAGGTTCGTGGTCGTGGGATCGGGTTCGATTACGTCCACGCCGTGGTCGATGACCACACCCGCCTCGCCTACGCGGAGATCCACCCGGACGAGAAGGGCGTGACCGCGGCAGGGTTCCTGACCCGGGCCGCGGCGTACTTCGCCGAGCACGGCATCACCCGCATCGAACGGGTCCTGACGGACAACGCGTTCGCCTACCGGCACTCGGCCGCGTTCCAGAACGCGGTCACGCAGCTCGGTGCGAGGCAGAAGTTCATCCGCCCGCACTGCCCCTGGCAGAACGGCAAGGTCGAACGCTTCAACCGCACCCTCGCGACCGAGTGGGCCTACCGGCAACCCTTCACCAGCAACCAAGCCAGAACCGACGCCCTTGATCCGTGGATCCAGCACTACAACACTGAACGAATCCACTCGAGCCACGGGCTGACGCCCGCGGCCCGAGTGTCACCAACGTCATGA
- a CDS encoding oxidoreductase — protein MPTDLPGGLFPLAHDLTVTRFGYGAMQLAGPRVFGPPADPDAARAVLREAVALGITHIDTADFYGPGHTNALIEEALFPYPERLHIVTKVGSLRDAKGRWPQALSAGELRQAVYDNLTHLTLDVLDVVNLRVGAFDSPTDGSIEEPFTALAELRQEGLIRHLGVSNVTAAQVAEARAIAPIVSVQNHYNLARRDDDALIDELAADGIAYVPYFPLGGFSPLQSETLARVAADLGSAPLPVALAWLLQRSPNVLVIAGTSSVEHLRENVAGARIRLPEDALAELEGIGG, from the coding sequence ATGCCGACCGACCTGCCCGGAGGGCTCTTCCCGCTCGCCCACGACCTCACCGTCACGCGCTTCGGCTACGGCGCCATGCAGCTCGCGGGGCCGCGCGTGTTCGGGCCGCCCGCGGATCCGGACGCCGCCCGCGCCGTGCTGCGCGAGGCCGTCGCACTCGGGATCACGCACATCGACACGGCCGACTTCTACGGCCCCGGCCACACGAACGCGCTCATCGAGGAGGCGCTGTTCCCGTACCCGGAGCGCCTGCACATCGTGACCAAGGTCGGATCCCTGCGCGACGCGAAGGGCCGCTGGCCGCAGGCGCTCTCCGCGGGCGAGCTCCGCCAGGCCGTCTACGACAACCTCACGCACCTCACGCTCGACGTGCTCGACGTCGTGAACCTCCGCGTCGGCGCGTTCGACAGCCCGACCGACGGATCCATCGAGGAGCCGTTCACGGCGCTCGCCGAGCTGCGGCAGGAGGGGCTGATCCGGCACCTCGGCGTGAGCAACGTGACCGCCGCGCAGGTGGCCGAGGCTCGCGCAATCGCGCCGATCGTGAGCGTGCAGAACCACTACAACCTGGCCCGCCGCGACGACGACGCGCTCATCGACGAGCTGGCCGCGGACGGCATCGCCTACGTGCCGTACTTCCCGCTCGGCGGGTTCTCGCCACTGCAGTCGGAGACGCTGGCGCGCGTGGCCGCCGACCTCGGATCCGCGCCGCTGCCCGTCGCCCTCGCGTGGCTGCTGCAGCGGTCGCCGAACGTGCTCGTGATCGCGGGCACGTCGTCGGTGGAGCACCTGCGCGAGAACGTGGCGGGCGCGCGGATCCGGCTGCCCGAGGACGCGCTCGCGGAGCTGGAGGGGATCGGCGGATGA